In Oncorhynchus mykiss isolate Arlee chromosome 32, USDA_OmykA_1.1, whole genome shotgun sequence, the DNA window AGTACACTAGTCTCCAGGGAAACAGAATAGTCCAGAGATCCCAGTACACTAGTCTCCAGGGAGACAGAATAGTCCAGTACATTCCACTGGCTCTAGCAGCATTATGAGGTCACATTAATCCTTTAGGGAACATGCTTAATTCAGAACATAAAGGatacctcccaaatggcaccctagtccctacatcgtgcactactgttgactagggtCCAtgaggctctggtctaaagtagtgcactatgtagggaatacggtgccatttgggacacagtcataTTCCCCCCCCCATGCTTTCTCACAAGACCTCACTGCACTGCATGGGCTCTGTAGGCTGTTTTCCCTGTGGAATCCCAAGTTATTCTATTGTCACAATCAGCCACTGCATAGGCTTATCCCATTCCCATTGGAATAGAAGGATTCCTGAAGTCATAAACGGCTAAATTATACTGCATCCTTTTACTGTTCCATTATTCCTCGTTTCCTATTCTCTGGTGTTCCATGATCAAGGATCGTACCTCCTCTGAGGGAGGTTTCTCTGGTGTTCCATGATCAAGGATCGTACCTCCTCTGAGGGAGGTTTCTCTGGTGTTCCATGATCAAGGATCGTACCTCCTCTGAGGGAGGTTTCTCTGGTGTTCCATGATCAAGGATCGTACCTCCCCCGAGGGAGGTTTCTCTGGTGTTCCATGATCAAGGATCGTACCTCCCCTGAGGGAGGTTTCTCATGTTCCCATTCTCTAGTGTTCAAGGATCGTACCTCCCCTGAGGGAGGTTTCTCATGTTCCCATTCTCTAGTGTTCCATGATCAAGGATCGTACCTCCCCTTGAGGGAGGGTTCTCTGGTTCCCATTTGAATGAGGAAGATCTAATCTAGTCTCCACTACATAGTCTTTGCCTTCAAGGTATATGTTGCGCAATTACAATCAGTAACATGTAATAACAcggtcataacagctgacataactagtcataacctgtcataatatggttaTAACACTGccatgacccatatatttacacctgttgtgacatagtgtgttattttatggctggttataacacctacataagagtgtcacaacccacatttattcaaataatatttttccctgccaagaagtttcctttcatttgaaagtttgtttcttaagtcctttgttgttgttgttgtaatgaattctTTACAGTATTTTGTTCATCATATTTTAAATAGCTAATAGAAAGTATACTTCATGCCAATGTCAAGAAGCATTTCGACCATCGTAATCACATCAGGCAGAGAGTCCTATCATGTCCTTTTATCAGTCCTCAGTCTAATAGAGGGTggcttgtcctgctcctgaaatctgctcctacattcatcccagtcatcagtctAATAGAggttgtcctgctcctgaaatctgctcctacattcatcccagtcatcagtctAATAGAGGGTggcttgtcctgctcctgaaatctgctcctacatTCATCCCAGTCCTCAGTCTAatagagggtgtcttgtcctgctcctgaaatctgctcctacattcatcccagtcatcagtctaatagagggtgtcttgtcctgctcctgaaatctgctcctacatTCATCCCAGTCCTCAGTCTAATAGAGGGTGGCTtgtcctgaaatctgctcctacatTCATCCCAGTAATCAGTCTAatagagggtgtcttgtcctgctcctgaaatctgctcctacatTCATCCCAGTCCTCAGTCTAATAGAGGGTGTCTTGatctgctcctgaaatctgctccaacattcatcccagtcatcagtctAATAGAGGGTGTCTTGatctgctcctgaaatctgctcctacattcatcccagtcatcagtctaatagagggtgtcttgtcctgctcctgaaatctgctcctacatTCATCCCAGTCCTCAGTCTAatagagggtgtcttgtcctgctcctgaaatctgctcctacatTCATCCCAGTCCTCAGTCTAatagagggtgtcttgtcctgctcctgaaatctgctcctacatTCATCCCAGTCCTCAGTCTAatagagggtgtcttgtcctgctcctgaaatctgctcctacatTCATCCCAGTCCTCAGTCTAatagagggtgtcttgtcctgctcctgaaatctgctcctacattcatcccagtcatcagtctAATAgcgggtgtcttgtcctgctcctgaaatctgctcctacattcatcccagtcatcagtctaatagagggtgtcttgtcctgatcctgaaatctgctcctacattcatcccagtcatcagtctaatagagggtgtcttgtcctgctcctgaaatctgctcctacattcatcccagtcatcagtctAATAGAGGGTggcttgtcctgctcctgaaatctgctcctacattcatcccagtcatcagtctAATAGCGGGTGTCTTGTCCTgatcctgaaatctgctcctacattcatcccagtcatcagtctaatagagggtgtcttgtcctgctcctgaaatctgctcctacattcatcccagtcatcagtctAATAGAGGGTggcttgtcctgctcctgaaatctgctcctacattcatcccagtcatcagtctAATAgcgggtgtcttgtcctgctcctgaaatctgctcctacattcatcccagtcatcagtctAATAgggggtgtcttgtcctgctcctgaaatctgctcctacattcatcccagtcatcagtctaatagagggtgtcttgtcctgctcctgaaatctgctcctacatTCATCCCAGTCCTCAGAAACAGAGCACTGAGgcaggtgcatgtctgacatcaatgtgtgcacAATAACAATGATAATTTTAATAtggtcaattaaaaaaaatacatgtaatattaacataaacatactgttgacaagGAGGCTGtgatgtaatggaatgtttttccttgtgtggtgtgttttgacaCTTTATAATAGGTTGTGACAAGgtaatgtcagctgttatgaccatattatgacaggttaatgtcagctgttatgaccatATTCTGACAAGgtaatgtcagctgttatgaccatattatgacaggttaatgtcagctgttatgaccatattatgacaggttaatgtcagctgttatggccatattatgacaggttaatgtcagctgttatggccatattatgacaggttaatGTCAGCTGTTATGGCCATATTATGACAGGGTAATGTCAGCTGTTATgcccatattatgacaggttataacaggttaatgtcagctgttatgaccatattatgacaggttaatgtcagctgttatgaccatattatgacaggttataacaggttaatgtcagctgttatgaccatattatgacaggttaatgtcagctgttatgacatattatgacagtGTTATAATGCCTGTATCAGTCTGTGGTGGACATATGGCTTCCTTCTATTCACAGAACCAAACCTCTCTGGTTTCCTCATACATAATGCTTAGTGTGTTTGTTGCTGTGTCCCTTCTGGGCacccttactgtgtgtgtgttgtgtgctgtaTTTCTTATGGTGAGCTCTCCCTGAAGAGTGTGTAGTCCTTATCGCTCCCAAACAGTTCAAGTAACTGGGGAGAATGTCACCACCAGGATCCATCCCTGCTCTGGACCCCAGGTCCAGATAACTCTCACTGGGCTTGGTGTAGCCGGCCTCCCCCAGGTCCAGATAACTCTCACTGGGCTTGGTGTAGCCGGCCTCCCCCAGGTCCAGATAACTCTCACTGGGCGTGGCGTAGCCGGCCTCCCCCATGGGTAAATACAGATGGCCCTTCTCCTGGTAAGGCGAAATTTGCTGCATCTCCATCTCCAGGCTTGGAGCACCAGGCCGGACTCGGACCCCGGCTATGCCAGGAAAGGTGTACTGCTCCTGGGCGTAGCGTTGTTCTAGGTGGTGGGTGATGGCCAgctggaggaggtagaggagctCTGCTaggttgagaaagagagagactccaGCGATGGTCTGGGTGTAGATGGTGAAGATGGTCTTCTCCGTGGGTCTGGAGACGAAGCAGTCCACCGTGTGAGGACAGGGGTCCCGGACACACTCGAACCGGGCCGGGATCACGAAGCCGTAGAGGTACCATAGCCCCACGATGAAGCCGACCTCCAGGAGGACCTTGAGGAGGATGCTGGCGGCGTAGGCACAGAGGAGACGGCCCTTCAGCTTAGGAGCCTCTGGGAGAGCTTTCAccacctttctccctcctttctcctcctctagtTCTTCTATCTCTTCCCCCTTTCTCACCTCCCTCTTCTTCtttactcctcccctctctcgtcCCTCACCAGCCCCACCCTCctccgtcctctcctcctcctcctttttcttCTCCTTTGCAGCCCTCATGGCCACATATCCGAAGTAAAAAATAGTTGGCGTGGAAACAAAAATCACCTGGAGGACAAAATAGCGGTAATGTGATATGGGGAAAGCTTTGTCGTAACACACGGCGGTACATCCAGGTTGCTTGGTATTACAGACGAAGTCGTCC includes these proteins:
- the gja4 gene encoding gap junction protein alpha 4, producing MSRADWSFLEQLLEEGQEYSTGVGRVWLTVLFLFRMLVLGTAAESAWDDEQDDFVCNTKQPGCTAVCYDKAFPISHYRYFVLQVIFVSTPTIFYFGYVAMRAAKEKKKEEEERTEEGGAGEGRERGGVKKKREVRKGEEIEELEEEKGGRKVVKALPEAPKLKGRLLCAYAASILLKVLLEVGFIVGLWYLYGFVIPARFECVRDPCPHTVDCFVSRPTEKTIFTIYTQTIAGVSLFLNLAELLYLLQLAITHHLEQRYAQEQYTFPGIAGVRVRPGAPSLEMEMQQISPYQEKGHLYLPMGEAGYATPSESYLDLGEAGYTKPSESYLDLGEAGYTKPSESYLDLGSRAGMDPGGDILPSYLNCLGAIRTTHSSGRAHHKKYSTQHTHSKGAQKGHSNKHTKHYV